ACCACCCTGCGGGGACTGCAGCTCGTGAAGGGCGACCAGATCGCCGACACCCACAGCCAGGTGCGCTTCGATGGCCCCGCCGGCCGTCTCGATCAGCTCCACAAGGCCGTGGCGGACGAGCGGGGCCACAGCATCTTCAACGGAGCCGTGCAGGTGCCCCGGGCGGCCCAGCAGACCAATGCTTCCCAGCTCAGCCGCAACCTGCTGCTCTCCGACCGTGCCCGGGTGGACACCAAGCCCGAGCTGGAGATCGTGGCCGACGACGTGAAGTGCGCCCACGGCGCCACCGTGACCCGCCTGCAGCGCGAACAGCTCTTCTATCTGCAGAGCCGCGGCATCGCCGCCGCCCAGGCTGCGGCCCTGCTGCAGCGGGGCTTCTGCGAGGAGGTGCTGCGGGACCTGCCCGCGGCCGCCCATGCCCACCAGCCCCTGCAGGCCCTGCTGGGAGCCGCCTGACGTCCATGCCCTCTCCTTCGGCCACCGTCAACAGCCTGCGGGGCGAGGCTCCCGCTGTGGCGCCCCCCCCCGCCGAGAACCTGGCCGCGCTCACCCGGCCTGATTTCCCCCTGCTGGCCCAGACGGCCTGCCTCGGCCAGCCGCTCATCTACCTGGATCACGCGGCCACCAGCCAGAAGCCCCGCCAGGTGCTCGAGGCTCTTCAGCGCTACTACGACCACGACAACGCCAACGTGCATCGCGGTGCCCATCAGCTGAGCGCCCGGGCCACCGAGGGCTTCGAGGGGGCGCGGGCCAAGGCGGCGGCCTTCATCGGCGCGGCCAGCCCGCGCGAGATCGTGTTCACCCGCAATGCCAGCGAGGCGATCAATCTGGTGGCCCGCACCTGGGGTGAGGCCAACCTCCGGGAGGGCGACGAGGTGGTGCTCTCGGTGATGGAGCACCACAGCAATCTGGTGCCCTGGCAGCAGCTGGCAGCCCGAACCGGCTGCGTGCTGCGCCATGTGGGGCTCACCGACAGCGGTGAACTCGACATGGACGACCTGCGGGCCAAGCTCAATCCGCGCACGCGCCTGGTGAGCCTGGTGCATGTGAGCAACACCCTCGGCTGTCTCAATCCCATCGCCGAGATTTCTGAACTGGCCCATGCGGTGGGCGCCCTGGTGCTGGTGGATGCCTGCCAGAGCCTGCCCCACATGCCCGTGAATGTGGCCGAGCTCGGCTGCGACTTCCTGGCGGGAAGCTCCCACAAGCTCTGCGGGCCCACCGGCATGGGCTTCCTCTGGGGCAGGGAAGCCCTGCTGGAGGCCATGCCCCCCTTCCTGGGCGGCGGCGAGATGATCCAGGACGTGTACCTGGACCACAGCACCTGGGCGGATCTGCCCCACAAGTTCGAGGCCGGCACCCCGGCCATCGGCGAGGCGATCGGCATGGGCGCCGCCCTCGACTATCTCCAGGCGATCGGGCTGGATCGCATCCACAGCTGGGAGCAGCAGCTCACCTGCCGGCTGTTCGAGCGGCTGTCCGCCATCGACGGGGTGCGGATTCTCGGCCCCACCCCCGAGCAGCAGCCCCACCGTGGCGCCCTGGCCGCCTTCACGGTGGACGGCCTCCATGCCAACGACCTGGCGGCCCTGCTGGATTCCGCCGGCATCTGCATCCGCAGCGGCCACCACTGCACCCAGCCCCTGCACCGTCTCTACGGGCTGCCGGGCTCCGCCCGGGCCAGCCTCAGCTTCACCACCACGCCCGAGGAGATCGATCGCTTCGCCGAGGAGCTGGAGGGCACGATCGCGTTCCTGCGCGAGCACAGCTGAACCCGGCGGCCCAGCCCCAGCTGTTGGTGGCGGTGCTCGGCGGCCGCGCCCCCGGCTGCCACATCGAGCTGCACGACGTGCGCTTCGTGGCGGCGGCCACGATCGAGGCGGCGATCCCGGCGCTGCGGCGGCAGTGGTTCGGGCGGCGCGAGGGCCTGCACCTCGACGCCTGGATGGCGGTGCGGGCGGTGGATGGCTGGACGGTGCAGCTGTGGCGCGAGCCTGGCGCGCCCCGGAGCGAGCGGCTGTGGTTCGTGAACCTGGGCGCCTACCGCCCCGACAGCCTGGCGGAGCTGCACCACTTCGGCCTGGTGGTGGCCGCCTCGGCCCAGGCTGCCAAGGCGGCAGCCAAACGCCGCTGGCTGAAAGGCGCGCTGCAGCAGCACAAGGACGACCTGGCGGCCGTGGACGACTGCCTGGCGCTCGAGCAGCTGGAGCTGTTGGAGCCGGGGGGCGGAGGACGCTGGCACGTGGTGCTGGAGCCGCACCCCGAGGGCCTGAGCCAGCCCCAGGTGCCGGACTGGTTCGGCTACCGGCCGATCTGACGGTGACGTGGACCTTGGCAATCGGTCCAGGGTGAATGAGAGTCTTGAGCCGGCCAGACTGGGCCGGGGACTCCACCATGAAACGAATCCGCCACACGCCCGAGCAGATCATCAGGAAGCTCAAAACTGCCGAGCAGCTGATCGCCCAGGGCAAGACTGTTGCGGAGGTCTGCCGTGTCATCGAGGTGACGCAGCCGACGTATCACCGCTGGCAGTAGTTGGAACGGGTAAACGCAGGGAAAAGGCAGTCGAAGCTGGCAGCACACTCACTTCCTAATGCTCCTAGGAGCCCGCTGACGCCACCGATCCAGCCGCAGCCCAAGGTGAAGCTGCACGAGCGCGGTGTGATCAGTACCGAGGAGCTGCGGCACCAGCTGGCGCTGGCCTGCGCCAACGCGATCAGCAGCCCGACGCTGGATGACAGCCCGGCACCACGGCCCTGGGAGGCGCCAGGGGTGCAGTCACCAGAGGTGCAAGCGGCGGGGGGTGTGGACGGATGACGGGGCCGTTGGCAGCCCGGGCGATCGTCTGCAGGCTGCGGGCGTGGAGATGCTGCGCTGCCAACTGCTGATCGGTCCGCCCTCGTGCGGCATGACCACAACCACCCCGGGGCTCGCACCCCGGTTTCAGGGCCGCGAGCCCGTCCGGAGGAACGGTCGGCGGCAGGGCCCTGGTGGTGCCGTGCGGCTCAGTCCATTGGCAGCACTCACGAGAAACTGCGGCCTTGGCTGCCGGGGGATCGTTCAGGCCGTATTGGTCACCGTCAGTGGCTTCGGAAGGATCCTGGGCAAGGGTACCCTCCTTGAGATAGGCCCGACAACCACACCCTCAAATTCTGTGGTTCCAATCGTTTCCCCTGTGGTACGCATAAGACCCGGCAGAATGATGATCTGAAAAATGATGGCCGGCAAGCCTGCGAACAGGACAATGGTGAACCCGTAAGCAAGAATGATTTCGGTAAATGATTGCGGCATGATATGTCTTCAACTTTTGTATGGAATGAGGACTGGAGGCAGGCCTCTGGAGCCGGGCTCTGCTGCCTGACGATTTCCGGTCAAAAGATCCTTCGGCGGAGAGATCCATGCGATCCGGGTTGTTCACCGCTCCCTTCGCTAACGCCATCCATAGGGGGTGTGCCGAAGAGCGATTGGCGGGAGTCGGGTGGAACCCACGATAAGCACCTGCCCCATCAGTCAGTCAATGACTGATGGGGGCTTCTGGTGATCAACCGTGGTGGAGCAAGGCACCAAGGCCAAGCTGCTGGAGGATTCCCTGTCCTGAGAGGGCCTCCACCATCAGGCCGATGACGAAGCCGAGCATGGCCATGCGACCGTTGAGGAGCTCGGCACGCCGGTGGAAGCCCCATCCGCTTTCACTTTCTGGGCTTGCCAGATACATTCGCGGTTCAATGACGCGCGGATCGAGGAGCTGGGTATCCTCCGAATCCCACATCCCTCCTTCCGATTCGGCATAGTGATTGACATGGACCCGTTCAGGGGCCTTCGTTGAAGATGACATGGCGATAGATCCTGTGAGTGAAAGTCTGTGAGTGTCTCGAAGAAGTTGCGCTGGATGGAAATCAGCCATGACCTCCAGGTCCATGGCAATTCATCAAGGTCTCTGCGCTTCGACTCTGCTCTGCCCTGATCAATGACTGCCAGGGGGCTTCTCCTTGAGATCACCCTATAGGCAAACGGTCATGGCAAACCGCCTGCCCAGGGGATGATCTGGTGAAGGGCGGATTCCCCTGCCTCCCCGGTCAGCCAGGCGGGCCTCATCGAGGTTCCAGAGCGAGGAAACCGTACCGGAACCCAGCAAGTGTCGTGATCGACACAATGGTTCGTAGACGATGGGTCAACACACACCAGGAGGGAGAGGCTTAACCAACTAGTGGCAGTAATCATCAGCGTTGTCAAGGTCTCTCTAGAGAGTGTTGACGTCACGTGGTAGTGAACACACGCCCTTTCCAACTCACCTGCCCACGCTCCAGATTGAGGATGGCCAGAACGAAGACACTCAGAAAGAACAGCACCGGGATCGGGAAGACCAGGTGGATCCAACGGAAGCGACCGACCCGTCGGGTGAGCAGCAAGAGCTGAATGAAGTACGCACCGTAGATCAAGCCGTTGAACGCAATGGCGCGCTCGCCGATCATGGGCCATCCGAGTAGCAACGCCGGTAGCCACAAGGCAGCCCAGAACAGACCTGAGAGCCATAGCAACACCGCGAGCATCCGCGGCCAGCGCACCTCACCAGCGGCGGTGGCGAAGTTCTTGTTGAATCCCTGCACCATATCGCGCAGACCGCCGGGATACATGCGGTAGGAGATCTGACTGTGGCCAATAAGCACACTCACCGGCAGACTGACTGCTTCATAGCAGTGTCCCAAAAACCAATCTTCGACCACCTTTCCAGCCACGGCGGCATGGCCCCCTGCCAGATCGTAATCACTGCGAGTGGTGACCATCGCTGGCCCAAAGGCTACTCCGCTGACGTGGACCGCGGAAACCGGTCCAGGGTGAATAAGAGTCTTCAGCCGGCCAGACTGGGCCGGGGACTTGACCATGAAGCGCACCAGGCACACAGCGGAGCAGATCATCCGCAAGCTCAAAACCGCCGAACAACTGATTGCCCAGGGCTAGACCGGCGTCGAGGTCTGCCGTGTCATCGAGGTGACGGAGCTGACGTACCACCGATGGCGCCAGCAGTACGGCGGCATGCAGGCCGAGGAGGTCAGGCGGCTGACCCAGCTGGAAAAGGAGAACGCCCGGCTCAAAAAGCTGTTGGCAGAAGCCGAGTTGGAGAAGGCGATGCTCAAGGATCTCGCCGAGGGAAACTTCTGAGCCCGGAACGCCGTCGCAGGGCCGTCACGGTTCTGCAGGAGCGTTACCGGGCCTCTGAACGCCAGGCCTGCCGGGTTGAGGGACAGCACCGCAGCACCCAGCGCCATGCAGGCAAGGTCGTCGACATCGAGGAGGCAAAGCTCCGCCATCGTCTCCGCGAGATCGCAGCGGAGCACATCCGCTGGGGACGCCGGATGGCCTACCGCCTGCTCAGACGGGAGGGCTGGACCGTCAATCACAAGCGGGTGCAACGGCTCTGGCGGGAGGAAGGCCTGCAGCGGCCCACTCCCCGGAAGCAAAAGCGGGCAAGGCCCGCAGACGGCTCGGTGCGGCGTCGCCGGGCTGAGCACCCCCACCAGGTGTGGGCCATGGACTTCCAGTTCGACGCCACCGCTGATGGCCGCAGGCTCAAGTTCCTGAACGTGATCGACGAGCACAGCCGCTTCTGCCTGGCCATCCGAGTCGGGCGGCGCTGTAAAGCCAAGGACGTGGTGGCGGTGCTGGAGGAGCTGACCAGCCTCTACCCCGCGCCAGCATTCATCCGATCAGACAACGGACCGGAGTTCATTGCGCAGGCTCTACGGGACTGGTGCGAGGCCAGCACAACCACCAGCACGGCTTATATCAAGCCAGGATCCCCGTGGGAGAACGGCTTTGCCGAGTCGTTCAATGGTCGGTTCAGAGATGAGTTCCTCAACACCGAGTTGTTCACCACAGCTCCGGAGGCTCAGATCCTGGCCGATCGATGGCGCTGGGAGTACAACTCACTCAGGCCGCACTCGGCTCTCCAAGGACTGACGCCCCTGGAGGCAGCTCAACAGGGGGCTGCAGCATGACCACACCCACCCACTCTCATAAGGCCTGGAGCGATCAAGGGGGTCACGTCACCGGAGCTGAGCGGCGATCAGGTGGCGTGGATCCAGAGTTCGGCCTGCTCGTGGTGGGCGGCGTCGAAGAAGCGGCTTTCCGCACCGATGAAGCGGGACAGCAGCCGCTGAGCCAGGTGCTGCCACTCCTGGTTGCCCACCACGGCCACCCGTCGCACGGCGCGCCGGTGCTCCCGCACCAGGGAGAGGTGATCGCCCAGGGCGGCCAGGCCCGACCAGCCGTCGAACTCACGCAGATCCACCAGCAGTTTCAGGGGGGTGGGGCCGCTGAACAGGCTGGCGATCTCGGCCTCGCGGGCCTCGTAGGCACTGGGCTCGAGCTGCCCGATCAACCGCACCTGCAGCACGCCGTCGCTGGCCTCCAGATGGATGCTTCCGAGCGACTCCCCCAGCCAGAGGCGGGCCTGCTCCTCGCCGGCGGCGGGGAACAGCTGCACCGGACAGGGCATCAGGGCGCCGATGGCGCGGATGGCGGTGCGCAGCCAGGCCACATCGCTCACCACGGCGATCCGCTCGAAGCCCTGCCAGTGCCGCAGGCCGAGCAGGGTGTCGTCCCAGGCCGCAGCAAGGTCGTAGCCCTCGAAGTCAGCGTCGAAGCAGAGCATGGCCTTGATGCGGTCGTACTCGGCGATCGCCTGCTCCAGGGCGGGAACGAGCACCTGGTCGTAGTCCTCGCCGTGAATCCGGCCGTGGAGGCGGAACCCCACGGTGCCGGCCGGCAGGCCCTCGATGGTTTCGATCATGGCGGCTCCTCCGGGTGGGGTGTCCCGCAGGCAGGGTCCTGCGGGTGGGACCCCGCCTGCCCTGCTCGCAAACTAGGAGGGGCCTGGAGCCACGGCTCGCTCCAGCCTCAACTCTCCGCATGAACATTGACGGCAAGGCCTGGCGCACCATCTGGCTCGAACCGGGTGGCCGTTCGGTGGGGGTGATCGATCAGACCCTGCTGCCCCATCGCTTCACCACCCGCAGCCTCACCAGCTGCGACGAGGCGGCCGAGGCGATCTGCACCATGGTGGTGCGGGGGGCGCCGCTGATCGGCGTCACCGGCGCCTACGGGCTGATGCTGGCGCTGCAGGCCGACCCCGGCGATGGGGCGCTGGAGGCGGCGTTCGCCCAGCTCGATGCCACCCGGCCCACGGCGATCAACCTGCGCTGGGCGCTGGAGCGGGTGCGCGATCGGGTGCGGCCCCTGCCACCGGAGCAGCGGGCGGCGGCGGCCGGGGCGGAGGCCGCGGCGATCGCCGAGGAGGATGTGGCGATGTGCGCCGCCATCGGCGAGCACGGGCTGGGGCTGCTGCAGGAGCTGGCGGCGGTGCGGCCGGCCGAGCGGCAAGGCGAGCCCTTGAACGTGCTCACCCACTGCAATGCCGGCTGGATCGCCACGGTGGACTGGGGCACGGCGCTGGCGCCGATCTACAAGGCCCACCGCGCCGGCCTGAAGGTGCACGTGTGGGTGGATGAAACGCGGCCGCGCAACCAGGGCGCCAGCCTCACCGCCTGGGAGCTGGGCCGGGAGGGGGTGCCGCACACGGTGATCGCCGATAACGCCGGCGGCCATCTGATGCAGCACGGCCGGGTGGATGCGGTGATCGTGGGCACCGACCGCACCACCCGCAGCGGCGACGTGTGCAACAAGATCGGCACCTACCTCAAGGCCCTCGCCGCCCACGACAACGGCGTGCCGTTTTATGTGGCCCTGCCCGCCTCCACGATCGACTGGTCCACCAGCGACGGGGTGGCGGAGATCCCGATCGAGGCCCGCAGCGCCAGGGAGCTCACGCACATCCAGGGCCTGGGCGCCGATGGCGCCATCACCGCCGTGCGGCTCACGCCGGAGGGCAGCGAAGCCTTCAACCCCGCCTTCGACGTGACACCGGCGCGGCTGGTGACGGCGCTGATCACCGAGCGGGGAGTGGCGCCGGCGAGTGAGGCGGGGCTGCGGGGGCTCTATGGGGAAAGGCCGTGACCACAGCAGCGGGGCGGCGGAGCGTTGATGGCATCGGTATGTGCGCCCCGTTCGCTGGAGACAACGGCGCATCCAACTGTGCAGGTCATCCAGCTGCTATCCGTTGCCAGGTTCAAGACGTGAATGGCAGCATCCTGTTCAGTGATCAAGCGCGTCGGATGTCTTGCCGGCGAACCTGCAGCGCCCACGCAATGGGTATGGATGACCACCTGTTCTGCGCGGCGCCGCAATGAACGTGCGGAGGTGAGTATTCAGCTCATCGGGCGAGACAACGACGCAGGGCCTTGTTGTTCTGATTTCTGATTCACGGGTTGGATTCAAGGCCACAAGAAAGATGTTCCCCCTTGACACGGGGTCTTCCGTCACCATGACCAGTCTTCGTCATCAAAACGCGTGGCCGTCATGTCATTGAGAAGACTCTCTGGCCCCCACGTGGATGCTGCCTCTGCCGATCCAGCCCTTGGATGCGTGGCAGGCCTGATGGTCACCACAGCCGGAGCGGCCTCGATTTCGACGTCATCCGTCAGTCCAGCAACCTGTAACAGCGGCTTGGCGAGCCGTATCCCTCTCGAATTGCCGATTTTGCCCAGCTTCCCTCGAACCACGGCCATCTCTCGCCAGCGTGCTCACATGGTGGCCACGCTGGAGTCCGCTGTTCTTGCTGGGGATCACCGGCAGGACGAAGCCATTCCCCACACGGCCGTTCCCAGGCGGTTTGGCCTTTCCATCCGCTGGGCTCAGATCCCGGTTGTGCCTCAAGAGGCCCGGATCGCCCGCACCCGGTGTTCCTGCGGGCTGATGCCGCGGACTCGCTTGAAGGCTGCGCTCAGTGCGAACGGCGTGCTGTAGCCCAGGGCGTTGGCAACCGTGCCCACAGTGGCCTCCGGGTCGCAGAGCATGTCGGCGGCGAGGGCGAGTCGCCAGCTTGTCAGGAACTTCATCGGCGATTCTCCGACGACGTCCCGGAAACGCCTTGAAAGCGCCGAGCGTGAGGCCCCCACTTCGTGGCAGAGCTGCGCCAGCGTCCATGGAAACGCCGGTTGCTGATGCAGCACCTGCAGGGTGCGGCTCACCAACGGGTCGCTGTGGGCCCGATACCACGTGGGTGCGCTGGCGGATGGACGTGTGAACCAGGCGCGCAGGATCGCGATCAGGAGGAGATCAATCAGGCGGTCGAGCACGGCCGCCTGGCCCGCACACTCCTTCTCCATTTCCTCGCACAGCAAGCTCACGAGCGGCGAGCCCCAGGTGTCGTTGGACAGCGTCAGCACCGGGGGCAGCACACGCAGCAACCGATCACTGATGTCGCTGGTCGACTCATAGGCGCCCACCAACATCAGCGTTGAGCCGTTTGGATCGTTACCCCAGGTGCGAACCCCGTGCATCAACTCCTGCTCGAGCGACTCCCCGTTCAGGTTGGTGCAGCGTTGACCGGGGTGAATCACGATCTCTGGTGCGGTGTCCGGGTGATCTGCCACGCAGTAGTGCAGCGGCGCCCGGGTCACGGCAACGTCGCCCACGCCGAGGCGCACCGGCTCGCTTCCGTCGGGCACAACCCAGGCGTGGCCGCGCACGATCGCCAGCACCGTGATCGGGGACTCGGCAAGGATCCGCAGCGACCACGGCGGACGCATCACGGTCCGCAGCGCGAAGGCCCCACGCGCCCGCGGACCGTCCAGCAAGCCACCAAACAAGTCCATCATTCCGAGGCTAGGGCTGGACGCTCGCGTATGGATCTGAGCAGCTCAGCGATGGCCTGAACGGAGAGTCCTGCCGAGGATCTGAATCGACCCTCTCATCCAACGGATGCCAAGCACCCACCACACCACCACGATCCTGGTGATCGGAGCGAGCGGCAAGACCGGCCGCCGCGTGACGGATCGGCTCGTCGCCCTGGGCCGGCGGGTTCGTCCCGTGTCCCGCTCGACGCAACCACGCTTCGACTGGCAGGACCCCAGCACCTGGTCGCCCTGCCTCGACGGCATCGCCGCCGTGTACATCACCTACTTCCCAGACCTGGCCCTGCCCGGCGCGGCCGAGACCGTGGACGCGTTCGCGCGACTCGCCGTTGCGCGCGGTGTTCGGCGGCTCGTGCTGCTCTCCGGCCGCGGCGAGGCGGGGGCCCAGCGCGCCGAACGCTACCTGCAGAACTCGGGGGCCGATTGGACGATCGTCCGCTGCGCGTTCTTCAACCAGAACTTCGATGAGAACTTCGCCGACTCCGTGCGCCACGGCATTCTCGGGATGCCGGCCGGTGACACCGCCGAACCGTTCGTCGACGCCGATGACATCGCCGATGTCGTCGTGGCCGCACTGACCGACGACCGTCACATCGGCGAGCTCTACGAACTGACAGGCCCTCGCCTGCTCACGCTCGCCGAAGCCGCGCAGGAGCTGGGCGCCGCCATTGGCCGGGAGGTGCGCTACGTGCCGCTGAGCGCCGAGGAGTTCGGCGCCGAGCTGGGAGCCCACGGGATGCCTGCAGCGGACGCCAACCACCTCGCCACATTGCTCAGTGAGGTGCTCGATGGCCGCAGTTCCCACACCGCTGATGGCGTGTGGCGGGCGCTGGGACGCCCAGCGCGCGACTTCGCCGATTATGCGAAGGACACCGCCGCGACAGGCGCCTGGCGCCTCGAGACGCTGGCTTCATGACCCTGCGGATCATCAGTGGATCAACAGGGCAGCGCTCCTCGGGCTCTCCCTTGCCTGCTCACACGTCTCACGGCCTGCCTGTCTTGACCGCCTGGTGAACCGTTGCTGCCAGGGCTTGTGCCGACCGGTCCAGGCCCCCACAACACCCAAGCCGCGCTGAGGCCTGGCTCAAGGGGACTGCTCCTTCGTTCCTATTCCTCCATCTTGATGGATCAGCCTTGGGCTCAGCATTCATTGCAACGTCTTCTAAAGATGAGCCCGTCGCAGTGAACTGTGACGCGGTCTGCATCTGGCTTTCCACTATCTCCGAGAGGACCAGAGGGATATCGCGCCTTCTCGAGCAGAGGGGGTATGGGCTGATCAGCGCAACCGAACGAGAACGCACCAAGGCGATCAGGGTGCGACGGACCGGCAAGCTCCATCACGCTTTGAGTAAGTTGCGGGAGATGAGCCAACGTGCATCGGAGCCATGCCAGAGGAGACCATGCCCGGCGGAAGTCGATCCCATGTGGTCGTCATCGGAGCCGGATGGGCTGGCTGGGGCGCAGCCAAGGCACTCTGTGAAGCCGGTATTCGTGTCAGCTTGATTGATGGGATGCCTGATCCAACAGGCCGTACGCCAATCACAACGAAAAGCGGTAAACCGTTCGAGGCAGGCACCAGAGGTTTTTGGAAAGACTATCCAAACATCAATGCCCTCACCGATGAACTCGACGTTGGTGATATCTTCACTGACTTCACAACCAGTGCCTTCTGGTCGCCCGATGGGTTGGAAGCAACAGCGCCTGTCTTTGGAGCGGCACCCCAATGGCCCAGCCCCCTTGGCCAGATGGTGGCAACAATCACCAACTTCACACGACTACCCATTCAAGACCGGCTCAGCATCGCAGGGCTTCTCTATACGATGCTTGACCTCTATCGCAGCGAAAAGACTTTCCAACAGTACGATGATCTCGATGCGCAATCACTCTTTGTCAAGCTCGGCATCAGTGATCGGCTCATCAATGAGTTCTTGCGCCCCACCTTGCTGGTTGGCTTGTTCAAGCCGCCCGAAGAGCTTTCGGCCGCGGTCACGATGGAGCTCCTCTATTACTACGCCCTGGCCCACCAGGACTCCTTTGATGTCCGTTGGATCAAGTCGAAGAGCATCGCCGAACATCTGTTTTCGCCTCTGAGCCGAAGGCTGATCTCCCGCCATCATCTGCAGGTCCTTGGGGGAACGTTGGTGAGCCGGGTGACCATGTCGTCTGACTCGCAGCGCATCCGCTCGGTTGAACTTCAGAACCTGGCAACCAACACAGTTCAGGTGATTGAGGATGTGGATGCTGTGGTTTTGGCCGTTGGTGCAAAGGGTCTGAAGTCTCTGATGGATCAATCACCAGACCTCAGCAAGGCAGTTCCAGAGCTTGTTGACGCTGCTTCGCTTGGTTCCATCGATGTCGTGTCAGCACGTCTATGGCTGGATCGCTATGTTCCAGCCGCTTACCCAGCCAACGTGTTCTCCCGCTTTGAATCACTGAAGGGCTCTGGGGCCACGTTTTTCATGCTGGATCAGCTGCACAAGGATGCGCAGCAGGCTCTCTGGGGTGAGGAGCAGCCCCAGGGCTCGGTGGTGGCCAGCGACTTTTACAACGCAACGGCCATCGCAGCCATGAGCGACCAGGAGATCATCGATCGGCTCACGGGTGACCTTCTTCCCATCGCGCATCCAGAATTCATCCATGCCAGGGTGGTTGATTCCGAGGTACGGCGCTATCCAGGTTCGGTGTCGCTTTTTTCTCCGGGCAGTTTCAGAAAGCGGCCACCCATGGAAACCTCAGTGGAGACGATCGTCTGCGCTGGCGACTGGGTGCGGATTGGCGACCACGAACACGGAGCCAAGGGTCTGTGTCAGGAACGCGCCTATGTGTGCGGGCTGGAGGCAGGGAACTCCCTGATCAGGCGCAAGGTTGTCAACGGTGCCGATCACTCGCATCCCGTTCTCCCGATTCGAGCAGACGAGCCACAAGTCGTTCTAGGCCGTGCTCTCAACAAGCTCGTGATGAATCCAATCGAAGCCCTCGGTCTGAAGCTGCCCTGGTTCAACTCCTAGCGCGTGTTGGACTGAAGGGTTCGGACAGCAGCGCCTCGATGCGGAATCGACACAGGCGGCATTCCACCCTGGGCTGCCCTGATCAGGACAGCGCCGATCTGGCCACCTGGTATCCCACCCGAGTGCTGGTGAACGGCTTCGACATCATCGTTTCTGGAGGGAGGAGTGCGATTGTACGAGCGGAAACCTCTCAAGGGGCATGGAACAGGTTTCATGAAGCAGAGGACAACCGATCGATGGTTGCTTCATGTGGCGAATTCAGATGATTGATAAGCTTCTTGGTGATCTGCTGGCAGATTCCTGATCGATCAAGGCGTTCACTTGATCAAATTCAGCAACGCTGGAAATTTGGTTATGATCCTTTAAGCGCTGCCGATAACGCTCACCATCACCTGGACGCAGGGAGTCGCTGATTCTAGTCAAGTTAATTTGGGGGCGGCTCAGGTGGATGGTGTTGTTCGGCGACACACACAGCACCTATGCGACTAGATCAGCTGGGAAGGACCCAAGTAAGCCTCGGACAAGACTCACGGCCGCTGCGTCATGCACCAACAGATTCTGAACAGCGGCTTCATACTGAGTTCGATTCGCAAAGCTGAGAGCCTTGGCAATGGCGTCAAGCGCTGCAGACTCTCGAATGGGATACCTCTGCAGCACCCCGACGAAATCAGATGCACTGACTAATGCCTGAATACGCGCCTCTTCATCTTGAGCACACTTCGCAAAGTCGATTTCTGCAGTACGTTTACCCCCCGCTGCTACCTCACCCTTCTTCGGCAGAAGTGAGAAGACCTGCGAACGCGCAGACTTTTCTGCGATCCGTACGCTGAGATGCTTGGCATTTTCACTAATCGCCTTGATGGCATCGACCTTTGCCTTCTCAAGCTTTTCTCC
This sequence is a window from Cyanobium sp. PCC 7001. Protein-coding genes within it:
- a CDS encoding NAD(P)H-binding protein, coding for MPSTHHTTTILVIGASGKTGRRVTDRLVALGRRVRPVSRSTQPRFDWQDPSTWSPCLDGIAAVYITYFPDLALPGAAETVDAFARLAVARGVRRLVLLSGRGEAGAQRAERYLQNSGADWTIVRCAFFNQNFDENFADSVRHGILGMPAGDTAEPFVDADDIADVVVAALTDDRHIGELYELTGPRLLTLAEAAQELGAAIGREVRYVPLSAEEFGAELGAHGMPAADANHLATLLSEVLDGRSSHTADGVWRALGRPARDFADYAKDTAATGAWRLETLAS
- a CDS encoding FAD-dependent oxidoreductase, which gives rise to MPEETMPGGSRSHVVVIGAGWAGWGAAKALCEAGIRVSLIDGMPDPTGRTPITTKSGKPFEAGTRGFWKDYPNINALTDELDVGDIFTDFTTSAFWSPDGLEATAPVFGAAPQWPSPLGQMVATITNFTRLPIQDRLSIAGLLYTMLDLYRSEKTFQQYDDLDAQSLFVKLGISDRLINEFLRPTLLVGLFKPPEELSAAVTMELLYYYALAHQDSFDVRWIKSKSIAEHLFSPLSRRLISRHHLQVLGGTLVSRVTMSSDSQRIRSVELQNLATNTVQVIEDVDAVVLAVGAKGLKSLMDQSPDLSKAVPELVDAASLGSIDVVSARLWLDRYVPAAYPANVFSRFESLKGSGATFFMLDQLHKDAQQALWGEEQPQGSVVASDFYNATAIAAMSDQEIIDRLTGDLLPIAHPEFIHARVVDSEVRRYPGSVSLFSPGSFRKRPPMETSVETIVCAGDWVRIGDHEHGAKGLCQERAYVCGLEAGNSLIRRKVVNGADHSHPVLPIRADEPQVVLGRALNKLVMNPIEALGLKLPWFNS